Proteins encoded in a region of the uncultured Paludibaculum sp. genome:
- a CDS encoding transposase produces MDLTPRQVLLQFGHVTQQRLFPVLEEELGPLCPQLKLLTSVAALIPLEQLLCARRAHTGRRPKDRAAMALAFIAKAVLNLPHTRDLIQRLRVDRALREICGWKSPQVLPHESKFSRAFALFAATQLPQQLHQAVVEATQGQRLIGHIARDSTAIPARERFPETPAQKARKKEEKKKEKQPQKKKSKTKPARPKRTKGAHARAKASERGTRIQRQRNQSLGDMLTGIPTECGIGAKKDSHGNERYWTGYKLHLDVADGQVPISAILTSASVHDSQLAIPLMTMTSERVTHLYELMDSAYDADAIHEHVRQSGRVPIIAPHARRGTKKPSKMPKVFPDKPTPELCWAKKDRFKERTMVERVNARLKDEFGASQIRVRGAVKVMAHLMFGVLALTVDQWMRLSG; encoded by the coding sequence ATGGATCTTACCCCGCGCCAAGTCCTGCTGCAATTCGGACATGTCACCCAGCAGAGGTTGTTCCCTGTTCTCGAAGAAGAACTCGGCCCCCTCTGCCCACAATTGAAACTGCTGACTTCCGTGGCCGCCCTGATCCCGCTGGAACAACTCTTGTGTGCGCGCCGCGCCCACACCGGCCGCCGGCCCAAGGACCGCGCCGCCATGGCTCTGGCCTTCATCGCCAAAGCGGTGCTCAATCTGCCCCACACGCGAGATCTCATCCAGCGCCTTCGAGTGGACCGGGCACTCCGCGAAATCTGCGGTTGGAAGAGCCCGCAGGTCCTGCCGCACGAGTCGAAATTCTCGCGCGCCTTCGCCTTGTTCGCGGCCACCCAGCTACCACAGCAACTTCATCAGGCCGTCGTGGAGGCCACACAGGGGCAGCGGTTGATCGGTCACATTGCGCGCGACTCAACCGCCATTCCGGCTCGTGAGCGGTTCCCCGAAACGCCTGCCCAGAAGGCTCGGAAGAAGGAGGAGAAGAAGAAGGAGAAGCAGCCGCAAAAGAAGAAGAGCAAGACAAAACCAGCGCGGCCGAAGCGAACCAAGGGGGCTCACGCACGGGCAAAGGCGAGTGAGCGTGGGACGCGGATCCAGAGGCAAAGAAACCAGTCGCTGGGTGACATGCTGACCGGAATCCCGACGGAGTGCGGCATTGGCGCGAAGAAAGACAGTCACGGCAATGAGCGCTATTGGACCGGGTACAAGTTGCATCTGGATGTCGCCGACGGGCAGGTGCCGATCTCGGCGATTCTCACCAGCGCCAGCGTGCATGATTCACAGCTAGCGATCCCGCTGATGACGATGACGTCGGAGAGGGTGACGCACCTGTACGAGTTGATGGATTCGGCCTACGATGCCGACGCGATCCACGAACACGTACGGCAGAGCGGGCGGGTGCCGATTATCGCACCGCATGCGCGAAGAGGGACAAAGAAGCCGTCGAAGATGCCGAAGGTGTTCCCGGACAAACCTACGCCCGAACTATGTTGGGCGAAGAAGGACCGGTTCAAAGAGCGGACGATGGTGGAGCGGGTGAACGCGAGGTTGAAGGATGAATTCGGGGCGAGCCAGATCCGGGTGAGAGGGGCGGTGAAGGTGATGGCGCACCTGATGTTTGGGGTATTGGCACTGACGGTGGATCAGTGGATGAGACTGTCCGGGTAA
- a CDS encoding IS110 family transposase, whose amino-acid sequence MQVVYSRCCGIDVHKDSLTACVLVIDAHGEKSVRKKEFGTYWKELQRLKLWLYSCRVQAVAMESTGVYWKPVWHVLDGHFPLLLANPYHMHNIPGRKTDRKDSEWIADLLMHGLLMASFVPPQPIQELRDLTRYRVKLKGEFNRVHNRIAKVLEDANIKLGSVASDILGVTGRRILRALIAGQERPDWLADKAQGHLRAKRDELRLVLRGEVNPHHRFLLKELLDDLERVEAKVIVLEGLTGDN is encoded by the coding sequence ATGCAGGTAGTTTACTCCCGCTGCTGCGGGATCGATGTTCACAAAGACTCTCTCACCGCCTGTGTGCTGGTCATTGATGCGCACGGCGAAAAGTCAGTTCGGAAGAAGGAATTCGGGACCTATTGGAAGGAGCTTCAACGGCTGAAGCTCTGGCTCTATAGCTGCCGCGTGCAGGCGGTGGCGATGGAGTCCACTGGGGTGTACTGGAAACCGGTCTGGCATGTCCTGGATGGGCATTTCCCCTTGCTTCTGGCCAATCCGTATCACATGCATAACATTCCCGGCCGGAAGACGGATCGCAAAGACTCCGAGTGGATTGCCGATCTGCTGATGCATGGCCTGCTCATGGCCAGCTTTGTGCCTCCGCAGCCCATCCAGGAATTGCGAGACCTGACTCGCTACCGGGTGAAGCTCAAAGGTGAGTTCAATCGCGTTCACAATCGGATCGCAAAGGTACTGGAAGACGCCAATATCAAGCTCGGTTCCGTGGCGTCCGACATTCTGGGTGTCACAGGACGTAGAATCCTCCGTGCGCTGATTGCCGGTCAGGAACGACCTGATTGGCTGGCCGACAAAGCGCAGGGTCATTTGCGAGCCAAGCGGGATGAACTGCGGTTGGTGCTGCGCGGTGAGGTGAACCCGCATCACCGGTTCCTATTGAAAGAACTGTTGGATGATCTGGAGCGGGTCGAGGCCAAGGTGATTGTCCTGGAAGGGCTGACGGGCGACAATTAG